Proteins encoded by one window of Xanthomonas sp. DAR 80977:
- a CDS encoding XVIPCD domain-containing protein: MTPIQPPRAVAREAALGPEHPEHPDHLLYAQIREGVHELDAACGREPDAISERMVARLLPLAKEYGFDQVDHVVLSRELGEVEQGENVFLVRGDLDDPAHLRAHITTHEAVGMSVEDSLARLEKVNRRLALRLRPE, encoded by the coding sequence ATGACGCCCATCCAGCCGCCGCGCGCCGTCGCGCGCGAGGCCGCGCTCGGCCCCGAGCATCCGGAACATCCCGACCACCTGCTGTATGCGCAGATCCGCGAGGGCGTGCATGAACTGGACGCCGCCTGCGGCCGCGAACCCGATGCGATCAGCGAGCGCATGGTGGCGCGGCTGCTGCCGCTGGCCAAGGAATACGGCTTCGACCAGGTCGACCACGTGGTGCTGAGCCGCGAACTGGGCGAGGTGGAGCAGGGCGAGAACGTGTTCCTGGTGCGCGGCGACCTGGACGACCCGGCGCATCTGCGCGCGCACATCACCACCCACGAGGCGGTCGGCATGTCGGTGGAAGACTCGCTGGCGCGGCTGGAGAAGGTCAACCGGCGCCTGGCGCTGCGCCTGCGCCCGGAGTGA